One segment of Cutaneotrichosporon cavernicola HIS019 DNA, chromosome: 4 DNA contains the following:
- a CDS encoding uncharacterized protein (Cytochrome P450), which yields MSNSTLLAPFAGSDWRLVGWWTPLLMVGIWFLVRLVTPPHSPHNTSEVRALPGPSRPWFGWLLGNMAQLADHRETLIHPDWFQWGWTGMYESLFAQKRIYTFDPAAVVYIFAHPDEFERPRDLRTILGHIMGSDSLVVNEGEKHRRMRRALNPAFSAGAIKDMLPAIYEKAGELVGLFERLIDDDGLEGYAAHPPAPEDRVRGARKIDVFKFAGNLTTDVIGVAGFEHDFNSLSPEDDSPELLANRFNRLVDAANGMVLLTEAQNILPVLDKIPTQSRRVIGEVRGQMERLSDVGTDAGAKDLLSLLVKGNTATKGDQHLSNDEVRAQMASLLFAGSTTTAATISFILFELAKLPEWQEKLRAEVLASDECPPFEVINALPLLDAVIRETLRLHPPASCTCRAATKDMVLPLSKSIPLKDGRVIDALPVRKGSYFFISMVCLNRLKEIWGDDAEDFNPARHADPALPRMQVPGVWGNVSSFISGPHACIGYRLAILEIKVVLYTLLRSFEFDLLPSKPDIQHFSSLATQPQVKGELGGQMPLLVRKLRGTE from the exons ATGTCGAACTCgacgctcctcgcgccctTCGCGGGCTCGGACTGGCGTCTTGTGGGGTGGTGGACTCCCCTCCTCATGGTAGGGATATGGTTCCTCGTGCGCCTCGTCACCCCGCCCCACAGTCCGCACAACACGTCCGAAGTACGTGCCCTTCCCGGCCCCTCGCGACCATGGTTCGGCTGGCTTCTAGGCAACATGGCACAGCTCGCCGACCACCGCGAGACTCTCATCCATCCCGACTGGTTCCAGTGGGGCTGGACGGGGATGTATGAGAGCCTGTTCGCCCAGAAACGGATCTACACGTTCGACCCAGCCGCTGTGGTGTACATCTTCGCCCATCCTGATGAATTTGAGCGACCGCGCGACCTGCGTACTATCCTGGGCCATATTATGGGCTCCGACAGCTTAGTCGTTAATGAGGGAGAGAAACATCGGCGTATGCGCCGCGCCTTGAACCCCGCGTTTTCGGCCGGCGCAATCAAGGACATGCTTCCCGCCATCTACGAGAAGGCTGGAGAGCTCGTCGGTCTGTTTGAACGGCTCATTGATGACGATGGTTTGGAAGGATATGCAGCGCACCCCCCAGCGCCAGAGGACAGGGTGCGCGGAGCTCGCAAGATCGACGTCTTCAAGTTTGCGGGGAATCTCACGACTGACGTGATTGGCGTCGCGGGTTTCGAACATGATTTCAACTCACTCTCTCCAGAGGACGACAGCCCAGAACTCCTCGCCAACCGGTtcaaccgcctcgtcgatgctGCTAACGGGATGGTGTTGCTTACCGAGGCGCAGAACATCCTGCCTGTCCTGGACAAGATT CCGACGCAGAGCAGGCGCGTCAtcggcgaggtgcgcgGTCAGATGGAGCGGCTCTCAGAT GTCGGCACCGATGCGGGCGCCAAGgacctcctctcgctcctTGTGAAGGGGAACACCGCCACCAAGGGCGACCAACACCTCAGCAACGACGAAGTGCGCGCGCAGATGGCCTCACTC CTCTTTGCGGGGAGTACGACAACCGCCGCAACGATCAGCTTCATTCTCTTCGAGCTTGCAAAGTTGCCAGAATGGCAGGAGAAGCTGCGCGCCGAAGTCTTGGCGAGCGACGAGTGCCCGCCCTTCGAAGTAATCAACGCCCTGCCTCTCCTTGACGCGGTGATCCGCGAGaccctccgcctccacccgcCAGCGAGCTGCACGTGCCGCGCCGCGACCAAGGACATGGTACTCCCCCTGTCCAAGTCCATTCCGCTCAAGGACGGGCGCGTGATCGACGCGCTCCCGGTGCGCAAGGGCTCATACTTCTTCATCT CCATGGTGTGTCTCAACCGCCTCAAGGAGATCTGGGGCGATGACGCAGAGGACTTTAACCCCGCACGCCACGCCGACCCCGCGCTGCCCCGCATGCAAGTGCCGGGCGTGTGGGGCAA CGTTTCGTCGTTCATTTCCGGGCCGCACGCGTGTATTGGATaccgcctcgccatcctcgagaTCAAGGTCGTCTTATATACGCTCCTGCGCTCTTTCGAGTTCGACCTCCTGCCGTCCAAACCCGACATCCAGCACTTCTCCAG TCTGGCGACACAGCCGCAAGTTAagggcgagcttggcggccaGATGCCCTTGCTTGTCCGCAAACTCCGCGGCACCGAGTAA
- a CDS encoding uncharacterized protein (to nucleoside-diphosphate-sugar epimerases) — protein MPTSISSILHRLQPMTKIILTGATGTAGSAILSAALSSPRISHVTVLGRRAPPVESEKLTSLLLPSEEWGSFDAINPALVERLRGYDAVIWALGAMRTQVQAGEYEPITRDFTLEGARAFAALGTADKPLRFVFITSMGVSQAPGWFAPAYVRVKGETEAALRRAEGIRAVFVHPGGILATEERRPELIWYNRVILDALSYVWPSGVIHATKLAQACLRLATGEGWELRNPEGAVENDDLKRLALGYEGSPDPGSE, from the exons ATGCCAACTTCCATCTCCAGCATTCTCCATCGCCTCCAGCCCATGACAAAGATCATCCTAACAGGCGCAACCGGTACTG CCGGTTCCGCGATCCTCTCGGCggccctctcctctccacgCATCTCGCACGTGAcggtcctcggccgccgcgccccaCCAGTTGAAAGCGAGAAGCTcacctctctcctcctACCGTCTGAAGAATGGGGGAGCTTTGACGCGATCAATCCGGCACTCGTTGAGCGGTTGCGGGGGTACGACGCAGTGATATGGGCGCTGGGTGCGATGAGGACACAAGTCCAGGCCGGGGAATACGAGCC CATCACACGTGACTTCACCCTCGAGGGTGCGCGTGCATTTGCCGCCTTGGGGACAGCAGATAAGCCCCTCCGCTTCGTCTTCATCACCAGTATGGGGGTCAGCCAGGCGCCGGGGTGGTTTGCCCCGGCGTATGTTCGGGTCAAGGGAGAGACagaggcggcgctgcgTCGAGCGGAGGGGATCCGGGCCGTGTTCGTGCATCCTGGAGGCATACTTGCCACAGAAGAG CGACGCCCAGAGCTGATCTGGTACAACCGCGtgatcctcgacgcgctgtCGTACGTCTGGCCCAGCGGGGTAATTCACGCGACTAAGCTCGCGCAGGCATGTCTCCGCCTCGCTACAGGAGAGGGATGGGAGCTGCGCAACCCCGAGGGAGCCGTGGAGAACGACGACCTGAAGCGCCTCGCCTTGGGGTACGAGGGCAGCCCAGACCCGGGGTCAGAATAG